From a single Gimesia fumaroli genomic region:
- a CDS encoding PulJ/GspJ family protein: MKRRGFSFSIKQHNTLTGISLVEVVVAMGIATVLMGISMTTMHTVLRAERETSKAAWLGASFHRFSRLIRSDIHAATSLDFQNGTPQSSPELTIQKAGNEVVKYRIEGHQIIRVVSRQDQRVHRDTFHLPEGSHAHFFQQARLNQAGISIDQPDALSILGQNAADERENERPYLHELSIISTIGHDYRLSELLKKQPEKETN; the protein is encoded by the coding sequence ATGAAGCGACGTGGCTTTTCTTTTTCAATCAAACAGCATAACACCCTGACGGGCATCTCTCTGGTAGAGGTCGTTGTGGCGATGGGGATCGCGACCGTGCTGATGGGAATCAGTATGACCACGATGCACACTGTGTTGCGCGCAGAGCGTGAAACGAGTAAAGCGGCCTGGCTGGGCGCCAGTTTTCATCGATTCTCGCGTCTCATCCGCTCGGACATTCATGCGGCCACCAGCCTGGATTTTCAGAACGGAACTCCCCAGAGCAGCCCTGAATTAACGATTCAGAAAGCGGGCAACGAAGTCGTGAAATACCGGATCGAAGGACATCAAATTATTCGTGTTGTGTCACGGCAGGATCAGAGGGTCCACCGGGATACCTTTCATTTACCGGAAGGGAGCCACGCGCATTTCTTTCAGCAGGCGCGATTGAACCAGGCAGGAATTTCCATCGATCAACCAGATGCCTTGAGTATCCTGGGGCAGAATGCCGCAGATGAGCGCGAGAACGAGCGGCCTTATCTGCACGAATTGTCGATCATTTCTACAATTGGCCATGACTATCGTCTGTCGGAACTCCTTAAAAAACAACCGGAAAAAGAAACAAATTAA
- a CDS encoding shikimate kinase produces the protein MASENPPDPPGVVLIGMPGSGKSTVGKLLSEQTGLPFLDTDALIESGESKRLAEIIAEHTAEGFRTIESSYVQSIQSAGSVISTGGSVCYSPQAMQHLSTLGTIVWLDVSPDVLEQRFSDAFERGVLIEPGTSLSDLYHSRFPLYEKYAQLKIDASLLTPPEIVSQIRQQLAL, from the coding sequence ATGGCATCTGAAAATCCCCCCGACCCGCCAGGCGTTGTCCTGATTGGCATGCCCGGTTCCGGAAAATCGACCGTGGGAAAACTACTGTCTGAACAGACAGGTCTTCCCTTCCTCGACACCGATGCATTAATAGAGTCAGGAGAGTCCAAACGGCTCGCGGAGATCATTGCCGAACATACGGCAGAAGGCTTCCGCACAATTGAGTCGTCGTACGTTCAATCGATTCAATCAGCAGGATCCGTAATTTCTACTGGAGGAAGTGTCTGTTATAGCCCCCAAGCCATGCAACATCTCAGCACTCTTGGTACCATAGTCTGGCTGGATGTCTCCCCGGATGTGCTGGAGCAACGCTTTTCAGACGCTTTTGAGCGGGGCGTTCTGATTGAGCCGGGTACGAGCCTGTCAGACTTGTACCACAGCCGATTCCCGCTTTATGAAAAATATGCGCAACTAAAAATCGACGCCTCCCTGTTGACCCCTCCGGAAATCGTCTCCCAGATCCGTCAGCAACTGGCACTCTAA
- a CDS encoding type II secretion system F family protein produces MNSRDDSESNETTETRFELDELIALNEEMISLVQAGIPLELGLREMGNELPDRLGKISTRLANKMERGSSLAEAMETEGSRLPKVYRVIVEAGIKSGKLTVALEEMSNYAWELFHLRRQIGMAMVYPLIVFSLAYGLFLVFLIEMLARFNVAYNVFRLGEPGPLQFLNTLESTMVYWGLVPPLLLFVFVILWMRTGSSQLLNFKGTSRLIGWVPGVQKIANYYRYGNFSELMSLLIQQNIPFAESIVLAAEATGDDQLVKSANLMAERHLSSQFETGDTTKEYGWPPLLTWLLTTKNHQGELSLALKNAADMYRRKATHYTRWFRVLFPIFTGTIIGGGAVLCYSLVLFLPFSDMLKQLANP; encoded by the coding sequence ATGAATTCGAGAGACGACTCAGAATCTAACGAGACAACAGAAACCAGATTCGAGCTGGATGAATTAATCGCTTTGAATGAAGAGATGATTTCTCTGGTTCAGGCCGGGATTCCCCTGGAGTTGGGTTTACGTGAAATGGGCAATGAACTGCCGGACCGACTGGGCAAGATCAGCACCCGATTAGCCAACAAAATGGAGCGGGGCAGTTCCCTGGCGGAAGCAATGGAAACGGAAGGCTCACGGCTTCCCAAAGTGTATCGCGTGATTGTGGAAGCGGGCATCAAATCCGGAAAATTGACAGTCGCTCTGGAAGAGATGTCCAACTATGCCTGGGAGCTGTTCCATTTACGACGTCAGATCGGAATGGCGATGGTCTATCCGTTGATAGTCTTCAGCCTGGCTTACGGACTGTTTCTGGTCTTTCTGATTGAAATGCTCGCGCGGTTCAACGTCGCTTATAATGTCTTTCGACTGGGGGAACCTGGTCCCCTCCAGTTTTTAAATACGCTGGAATCAACGATGGTTTACTGGGGGCTGGTGCCGCCTCTGTTGCTGTTTGTCTTTGTCATATTATGGATGCGGACTGGGAGTTCTCAGTTGTTGAACTTCAAAGGGACCAGTCGCCTGATCGGGTGGGTTCCCGGTGTTCAGAAAATCGCCAACTATTATCGGTACGGTAATTTTTCAGAACTCATGTCATTGCTGATTCAGCAGAACATTCCGTTTGCCGAATCGATTGTGCTGGCGGCGGAAGCCACCGGTGATGATCAGTTGGTGAAATCAGCAAACCTGATGGCTGAACGTCATTTAAGTTCTCAGTTTGAAACGGGCGACACCACTAAAGAGTATGGCTGGCCACCCCTGTTAACCTGGTTATTAACCACAAAAAACCATCAAGGCGAACTCAGTCTGGCGTTGAAAAATGCTGCCGATATGTATCGGAGGAAAGCCACCCACTATACACGCTGGTTCAGAGTGTTATTTCCCATCTTTACCGGAACCATTATCGGTGGGGGGGCGGTTTTGTGCTATTCTCTGGTATTATTTCTCCCATTCTCCGATATGCTTAAACAATTGGCCAATCCGTAA
- the xerD gene encoding site-specific tyrosine recombinase XerD has protein sequence MPPRKRPPANSKFQVRKPADPGVHLEPFLNYLEAECGMALNTVSAYRSDIVQFLDWYRTQKPMPLSEVDLKFLSGYLQHLNKRKLAATTVSRHLVSIKLFFRYLVLEGILAESVADLLNSPKLWKYLPKVLSPEKVNELLMAPCREDRYPLRDRAILTMMYATGCRVTEIVSLPVNAVKLHEGYARCVGKGNKERMVSLNPVAVAAVEAYLQHERPMLTKRNQSEQALFLNRSGKQLSRIMVWNIVKKNAARVGCSKEVSPHTLRHSFATHMMAGGAEIRALQELLGHANIRTTQIYTHVDHSRLKAVHQMYHPRG, from the coding sequence ATGCCTCCCCGTAAACGACCACCGGCTAATTCAAAATTTCAGGTCCGCAAACCGGCAGACCCCGGTGTCCATCTGGAACCGTTTTTGAATTACCTGGAGGCAGAATGTGGAATGGCTTTGAATACGGTTTCCGCTTATCGCTCGGACATCGTTCAGTTTCTGGACTGGTATCGCACACAGAAACCGATGCCGTTGAGTGAAGTCGATCTGAAGTTTCTCTCCGGTTATCTACAGCATCTCAATAAACGCAAGCTGGCGGCGACAACGGTTTCACGGCATCTGGTATCGATCAAATTATTTTTCCGCTACCTGGTACTGGAAGGTATCCTGGCCGAGAGCGTGGCCGATTTGCTGAACTCCCCCAAACTCTGGAAATATTTACCCAAAGTTCTCAGCCCGGAAAAAGTGAACGAGCTGCTGATGGCCCCCTGCAGAGAAGACCGCTATCCACTCCGTGATCGTGCGATTCTGACGATGATGTATGCCACGGGCTGTCGCGTAACGGAAATTGTCAGCCTGCCGGTGAACGCCGTCAAACTGCACGAAGGTTATGCGCGATGTGTCGGCAAAGGGAATAAGGAACGAATGGTTTCATTGAATCCGGTTGCTGTCGCCGCCGTTGAAGCCTATCTCCAGCACGAACGCCCCATGTTGACTAAGCGCAATCAGTCAGAACAGGCGCTGTTTCTGAACCGGAGCGGCAAGCAGCTTTCGCGGATCATGGTCTGGAACATCGTGAAGAAAAATGCTGCCCGCGTCGGCTGCAGCAAAGAAGTCAGCCCACACACATTACGCCATAGTTTCGCGACACATATGATGGCTGGTGGCGCAGAAATTCGTGCGCTGCAGGAACTGCTGGGGCATGCGAATATTCGAACCACACAAATTTACACACACGTCGATCACAGCCGCCTGAAAGCCGTGCATCAGATGTATCATCCCCGCGGCTGA
- a CDS encoding DUF1559 domain-containing protein — translation MMNNVPFRLQARLWQRGRPRGFTLIELLVVIAIIAILIALLLPAVQQAREAARRTQCKNNLLQLSLALQNYEMAFEVLPAGVYNPTGPIKNEAVGYHMGWLAGLMPFLDQQNMYRHIDFKQSVYAPVNQRVRSALIPVLRCPSDPNGSRTTSVTENNIEIYQTNYAACYNSVESPINVDNTGVMFLNSSISYDQITDGSSNTIFIGEQLFDKSDLGWMSGTRASLRNTGSFNQDLPKNMRGYYNASGNSAEDQDEAENKQPIDPLLKVSGFGSYHVGGANFAMGDGSVRFISENIDVELFEQLGNRADGKLIMDGF, via the coding sequence ATGATGAACAATGTTCCTTTTAGACTTCAAGCCCGGCTGTGGCAGCGTGGCAGGCCGCGCGGTTTCACCTTGATTGAATTACTGGTGGTGATCGCGATTATTGCGATTTTGATCGCACTGTTGCTGCCCGCGGTGCAGCAGGCGCGCGAAGCAGCGCGTCGGACGCAGTGTAAAAACAACCTGCTGCAGCTCAGCCTGGCGCTGCAGAATTATGAAATGGCATTCGAAGTGTTGCCGGCCGGCGTTTATAACCCGACTGGTCCGATCAAAAATGAAGCCGTCGGTTATCATATGGGATGGCTTGCCGGTTTGATGCCTTTTCTGGATCAGCAAAATATGTATCGTCACATTGATTTTAAGCAAAGTGTTTACGCACCCGTCAATCAGCGCGTGCGTAGTGCTCTGATTCCCGTACTGCGGTGTCCGTCAGACCCCAATGGGTCACGCACCACTTCCGTAACTGAGAATAACATTGAGATTTATCAGACCAATTACGCAGCCTGTTATAACTCGGTGGAATCTCCCATCAATGTGGACAACACGGGGGTCATGTTTCTCAACAGCAGCATCAGCTACGACCAGATAACGGACGGCAGTTCCAACACAATTTTCATTGGCGAGCAATTGTTTGATAAAAGCGATCTGGGTTGGATGTCGGGAACACGTGCCAGCCTGCGTAACACCGGTTCGTTCAATCAAGACTTACCAAAAAATATGAGGGGCTATTATAATGCTTCCGGTAATTCAGCAGAGGATCAGGACGAAGCTGAGAACAAACAGCCCATTGATCCGCTACTCAAAGTCAGCGGCTTTGGCAGCTATCATGTGGGAGGGGCCAATTTTGCAATGGGAGATGGCTCGGTTCGGTTTATTTCGGAGAACATTGATGTGGAGCTGTTCGAGCAATTGGGGAACCGTGCCGACGGCAAACTGATTATGGACGGCTTCTAA
- a CDS encoding type II secretion system F family protein, protein MIWYRYQGINSKGKNVSGRIHATDRDEVASLLQDQGVKIERIEEEATLEFATTHAATTANLTKLSSRDFDVISDHLSDLTRAKLPLSMGLEAVSHEIENARLRSAVQDLASQLDSGNDLETVLADSKAPRELCALVHAGTRSGKMSELLADYVAHTRQLSEMRSQLLISLSYPLILLVFASLMFLSILLWIIPSFESIYLDFQIELPSVTLKLFEWSLFLRTQWWWYLPAGFLMVAGCLWFMKTETGQIWTQKLLYHLPLIGGLLSGITVSRFSHLLALLVDNNVPFLEALKMTGESSSNHEIRAACRQFSESVSSGQAEIASLESLKIFPATFLQTLANQAGNTSHPGPKYSVEILNALSDMLNSQTRVRIAFFASVVEPLIIIFCGTLMGFLFISMLAPLIQLMNWIA, encoded by the coding sequence ATGATTTGGTATCGTTACCAGGGAATCAATTCAAAAGGCAAAAACGTATCAGGCCGTATTCATGCGACAGACCGGGACGAAGTCGCGAGTCTGCTGCAGGATCAGGGTGTGAAAATTGAACGGATCGAGGAAGAAGCCACACTGGAATTTGCAACGACTCACGCGGCGACGACGGCTAATTTAACAAAGCTGTCTTCCAGGGACTTTGATGTGATTTCAGATCACCTGTCCGATTTGACGCGGGCCAAGTTACCCCTGTCGATGGGACTGGAAGCCGTCTCGCATGAAATTGAAAATGCCCGACTTCGCTCAGCCGTCCAGGATCTGGCTTCACAACTGGATTCAGGCAATGATCTGGAAACCGTATTAGCCGATTCCAAAGCCCCCCGCGAACTGTGTGCACTGGTGCATGCCGGGACCCGTTCAGGGAAAATGAGTGAGCTTCTGGCTGACTATGTTGCGCATACCAGACAGCTTTCCGAGATGCGAAGCCAGTTGCTGATTTCGCTCAGTTATCCGTTGATTCTGCTGGTATTCGCATCGCTGATGTTCTTGAGCATTCTGCTCTGGATTATTCCTTCCTTTGAATCGATTTATCTCGACTTTCAAATTGAGTTACCTTCCGTCACCTTGAAGCTGTTTGAATGGTCTCTGTTTTTGCGTACCCAATGGTGGTGGTATCTGCCTGCCGGTTTTCTGATGGTAGCGGGCTGTCTCTGGTTTATGAAAACAGAGACAGGCCAGATCTGGACTCAGAAACTGCTTTACCACTTACCATTAATTGGAGGGCTGTTGAGCGGGATTACGGTTTCCCGGTTTTCGCATCTGCTGGCGTTACTGGTTGACAATAATGTTCCGTTTCTCGAAGCATTGAAAATGACGGGCGAGAGCTCGAGCAACCATGAAATCCGTGCCGCCTGTCGGCAATTTTCCGAGTCGGTTTCATCAGGCCAGGCAGAAATTGCGTCTCTGGAATCCTTGAAAATCTTTCCCGCGACATTCTTGCAAACTCTGGCAAACCAGGCAGGAAACACATCGCACCCGGGACCTAAATACTCTGTTGAAATACTCAATGCCCTGTCTGATATGTTGAACAGCCAAACCCGCGTCCGCATTGCATTTTTTGCATCGGTGGTTGAACCACTCATCATTATCTTCTGTGGGACTCTCATGGGCTTTTTGTTTATTTCCATGCTGGCTCCTTTAATTCAGTTGATGAACTGGATCGCCTGA
- a CDS encoding type II secretion system F family protein, whose amino-acid sequence MDLKSHFPSFFEFGRSSFLLGRGIFPLFGRVNYSQQVALLRILAVAAEKQLPLLDVLETFEKDIRGRWRYQVLRLIDLLRSGVPLADALETIPNVIPANAFFLVKAGAESGTLPSALALAAEVCAEQRNERDFLRAGFVLYFGIILLVLTFIFGFICYWIIPKLKHIFHEFDMPLPDLTINIIQTSDWVVKYYWVFPVIGILICLTHLLLIRMDFLERRRHWNSFPGLYPRGRAPDVLRFLHVTTESGRPLMGAFETLSHTTRNRYLSQRFDAILGDIRKGNDCWTALHDYSLLTPSEVRLLQSAQRAGNLSWALKAIAKSIERRNDYRIALIREYVEPAMIVCIGCLVGAFVVGLFLPLVNLMHSLA is encoded by the coding sequence ATGGACCTGAAGTCCCATTTCCCATCTTTTTTTGAATTCGGAAGAAGCTCCTTTCTTCTGGGACGCGGGATCTTTCCACTCTTCGGGCGCGTTAATTACTCACAACAGGTCGCCTTGCTGCGAATTCTGGCGGTGGCTGCTGAGAAACAACTTCCACTGCTGGATGTGCTGGAAACCTTTGAAAAAGATATCCGAGGTCGATGGAGATATCAGGTATTACGGCTTATTGATTTACTGAGAAGTGGCGTTCCGTTGGCAGACGCACTGGAGACGATTCCGAATGTCATTCCCGCAAATGCCTTCTTTCTGGTCAAAGCAGGTGCCGAGTCGGGAACACTGCCTTCTGCCTTGGCTCTGGCGGCAGAAGTCTGTGCCGAGCAGCGGAATGAACGCGATTTTTTGCGTGCTGGATTTGTGTTGTACTTTGGAATAATCTTGCTGGTATTAACGTTCATTTTTGGATTTATCTGTTATTGGATCATTCCCAAACTGAAACACATTTTTCATGAATTTGATATGCCGTTGCCAGATTTGACGATAAATATTATTCAGACATCAGACTGGGTTGTGAAATATTACTGGGTCTTTCCGGTAATCGGTATTCTGATTTGTCTGACGCACTTGCTTTTAATCCGGATGGATTTTCTTGAACGTCGAAGGCATTGGAATTCTTTTCCCGGTCTTTATCCGCGTGGCAGAGCTCCCGATGTCTTACGGTTTTTACATGTTACGACAGAATCAGGGCGTCCGTTGATGGGGGCGTTTGAGACGTTATCCCACACCACAAGAAATCGGTATTTGTCACAACGATTCGACGCAATTCTGGGAGATATTCGTAAAGGCAATGATTGCTGGACTGCGCTGCACGACTACAGTCTGTTGACGCCGAGTGAAGTGCGGCTGTTACAGTCTGCACAACGGGCCGGTAATCTGAGCTGGGCGCTTAAGGCGATTGCGAAAAGCATCGAGAGGCGAAACGATTATCGGATTGCCTTGATCAGAGAATATGTCGAGCCGGCGATGATTGTCTGCATTGGTTGTCTGGTGGGAGCCTTTGTCGTGGGTCTGTTTTTACCCTTGGTGAATCTGATGCACTCTCTGGCTTAA
- a CDS encoding RNA polymerase sigma factor: MDKLSPAQFAAKIRCCANDLQDHGVDRLGSLYDLTATRLVRYAVTVTKNSPDAEDAIQATMVRMAMKPKILATAQQPWAYLLRVTRNEALRILQKRKPLQIFAQCRQLWSRDSEVVEENDQAQVIRNALKRLPTNQSEVVVLKIWEDMTFAEIASVLDESPNTVASRYRYALQKLDNYLRPMAHEDIDINV, translated from the coding sequence GTGGATAAGCTATCACCGGCTCAATTTGCTGCGAAGATCCGATGCTGTGCCAATGATCTCCAGGATCATGGCGTGGATCGGCTGGGGTCTTTGTACGATTTGACGGCGACGCGCCTGGTGCGATATGCGGTGACAGTGACAAAAAATTCTCCCGATGCCGAAGATGCGATTCAAGCGACGATGGTGCGGATGGCGATGAAACCCAAAATTCTGGCTACCGCGCAACAACCCTGGGCCTATTTATTACGAGTCACGCGAAACGAAGCATTACGAATTCTGCAGAAGCGAAAACCGTTACAGATTTTTGCGCAGTGCAGACAGCTCTGGTCGCGTGATTCCGAAGTTGTAGAAGAGAATGATCAGGCCCAGGTTATCAGGAATGCATTGAAGCGTCTTCCCACAAATCAGTCTGAAGTCGTGGTCTTGAAAATCTGGGAAGATATGACATTTGCGGAAATCGCAAGCGTGCTGGATGAATCGCCGAATACCGTGGCCAGTCGTTATCGTTATGCACTCCAAAAATTAGACAACTACCTGCGTCCGATGGCGCACGAGGATATTGATATTAATGTTTGA
- a CDS encoding GspE/PulE family protein, producing MQETLSQRFQEQLPDKPENHPEYVTELVDFILTQAQSMNASDIHLLPTEDRMRMDWRIDGVLHHITDFSHELAPRITSRLKVISQLLTYRTDVPQEGRIRQQGEQAVETRISTFPTLYGEKVVVRLFVGSGQYKHLESLNLPEEILNELKRLLTQTGGVVLMTGPAGSGKTTTIYACLREIIRQSKGTRSLASLEDPIEVVVPTVAQSQVNPAAGFDMALGLRSLLRQDPEVIMVGEIRDRETAETVFQASLSGHLVVTTFHAGSATEAVSRLSDMGIEPYLLRSGLLAILSQRLLRRLCSCATFSNAEEERLGLPVEQWKVPAGCADCGQTGYTGRIVLTEMLQPNQVDVANAILNQADANALHQLAVQSGMRTQWDRALEAVNRGITSPAEVRRVLGMTRLEQ from the coding sequence ATGCAGGAGACATTGTCCCAACGGTTTCAGGAACAGCTTCCTGACAAGCCGGAGAACCACCCGGAATACGTCACCGAGCTGGTCGATTTCATCTTAACGCAGGCACAATCAATGAATGCCAGCGATATTCACCTGCTGCCCACCGAAGACCGGATGCGGATGGACTGGCGAATTGATGGCGTCTTACATCACATCACAGATTTTTCGCATGAACTGGCGCCGCGGATTACATCGCGTTTGAAAGTCATTTCCCAATTGTTGACGTATCGCACCGATGTCCCGCAGGAAGGCCGCATTCGTCAGCAAGGCGAGCAGGCAGTCGAAACACGGATCAGCACTTTTCCCACACTCTATGGAGAAAAGGTAGTCGTGCGGCTGTTTGTCGGTTCGGGGCAGTACAAACATCTGGAGAGCCTGAATCTGCCGGAAGAGATCCTCAATGAATTGAAACGGTTACTGACACAGACCGGAGGCGTGGTATTGATGACGGGACCCGCGGGCAGCGGGAAAACCACCACTATCTATGCCTGCCTGCGAGAAATCATTCGGCAGTCAAAAGGGACCAGGAGTCTGGCTTCGCTGGAAGATCCGATTGAAGTGGTGGTTCCTACGGTAGCACAATCACAGGTGAACCCGGCCGCTGGTTTTGATATGGCCTTAGGACTACGTTCGCTGCTGAGACAAGACCCGGAAGTGATTATGGTCGGCGAAATTCGAGATCGTGAAACGGCAGAAACCGTGTTCCAGGCTTCGCTCTCGGGACATCTGGTTGTGACGACCTTTCATGCAGGCAGTGCTACCGAAGCCGTCAGTCGTCTGTCGGACATGGGCATCGAGCCTTATCTGCTTCGCAGCGGCCTGCTGGCGATTTTGAGCCAACGATTATTACGGCGCCTCTGTTCCTGTGCCACGTTTTCCAATGCGGAAGAAGAACGGCTGGGACTGCCTGTCGAACAATGGAAAGTACCCGCGGGTTGTGCAGACTGCGGCCAGACCGGATACACGGGGCGCATCGTACTGACAGAGATGTTGCAGCCGAATCAGGTGGATGTGGCGAATGCGATTTTGAATCAAGCCGACGCGAATGCACTGCATCAACTGGCGGTGCAATCGGGAATGCGTACGCAGTGGGATCGTGCTTTGGAAGCAGTAAACCGAGGAATCACCAGTCCTGCGGAGGTACGACGGGTTCTAGGCATGACGCGCCTGGAACAGTGA
- a CDS encoding PilW family protein: MRKTASNAIAAHPRCGFTLVEMMVAGVLLMTVTMIVVPAIYWVYRERRQTEYRQIAIVEVENMMERIVSLPFNDITQAKVDKFVLSESALRQLPDADLTIDISESGNVPLMKKIQVQLGWSDHRGINEVPVRLTSWVCLKEKRE, from the coding sequence ATGAGAAAGACAGCATCCAATGCCATTGCTGCGCATCCACGTTGTGGATTTACGCTCGTGGAAATGATGGTCGCCGGCGTTTTGCTGATGACGGTGACAATGATCGTCGTTCCCGCCATTTACTGGGTGTATCGTGAACGCAGGCAAACGGAATACCGTCAGATCGCGATTGTCGAAGTCGAAAATATGATGGAACGGATTGTTTCCCTGCCGTTCAATGACATCACTCAAGCGAAGGTTGATAAATTTGTTCTCTCGGAAAGTGCATTGAGGCAGTTACCCGATGCTGATTTAACTATTGATATCAGTGAATCCGGCAACGTGCCGCTCATGAAAAAAATTCAGGTCCAGTTAGGTTGGAGTGATCATCGTGGGATCAACGAGGTCCCCGTTCGATTGACATCATGGGTCTGTCTCAAGGAAAAACGCGAATGA
- a CDS encoding 3-deoxy-7-phosphoheptulonate synthase translates to MLPIQNVNVHDSVRLVAPQELKDTYKRTEKVTQTVGESREQIKRILSGEDQRLIVVVGPCSIHDPKAAIEYATRLKALSDKVNDRMFLVMRVYFEKPRTTVGWKGLINDPHLDGTFDVSSGLKIARQLLLQIGELGLPAATEMLEPITPQYIADAISIASIGARTTESPTHRQMASGLSMPVGYKNGTDGSLDVALNAMLAAQSPHSFLGIDADGQTCVINTKGNPWGHLILRGGRSGPNYQREHLEAASKNLEEAGLSPRFMVDCSHANSNKDYRNQGKVWNEVIDQRVAGNETIIGLMLESNLHAGNQKLTEDLSQLQYGTSITDECIDWEETEQLILSAHEKLS, encoded by the coding sequence ATGCTTCCCATTCAAAACGTCAATGTGCATGATTCCGTTCGGCTGGTTGCCCCACAGGAACTGAAAGACACATACAAACGCACGGAAAAAGTCACCCAGACTGTCGGTGAATCACGCGAACAAATCAAACGCATTCTGTCGGGTGAAGACCAGCGGCTGATCGTTGTTGTCGGCCCCTGCTCGATTCACGATCCTAAAGCTGCCATTGAATACGCCACACGTTTAAAAGCACTCTCGGATAAAGTGAACGACCGGATGTTTCTGGTCATGCGAGTTTATTTCGAAAAACCCCGCACCACGGTCGGCTGGAAAGGCCTGATCAATGACCCGCACCTGGATGGTACATTCGATGTCTCTTCGGGTTTGAAGATCGCCCGCCAGTTATTACTTCAGATTGGTGAGCTGGGGCTCCCCGCTGCTACAGAAATGCTGGAACCGATTACGCCACAGTACATCGCCGATGCGATTTCCATCGCATCCATCGGCGCCCGCACCACCGAATCACCAACGCACCGTCAGATGGCCAGTGGACTCTCCATGCCTGTCGGCTACAAGAACGGAACCGACGGCAGCCTGGATGTCGCACTAAATGCCATGCTCGCCGCTCAGAGCCCGCACAGCTTTTTGGGAATTGACGCCGACGGCCAGACCTGCGTGATCAACACCAAAGGCAATCCCTGGGGTCACCTGATTCTCCGCGGCGGTCGTTCCGGCCCCAACTATCAGCGGGAACATCTGGAAGCCGCCAGCAAAAATCTCGAAGAAGCCGGACTCTCTCCCCGCTTCATGGTCGACTGCAGCCATGCGAATTCCAATAAAGACTACCGCAATCAAGGCAAAGTCTGGAATGAAGTCATCGACCAGCGCGTCGCCGGCAATGAGACCATTATCGGCTTAATGCTCGAAAGTAATCTCCATGCCGGCAACCAGAAACTGACGGAAGATCTCAGCCAACTCCAGTACGGCACCTCCATCACCGACGAATGCATCGACTGGGAAGAAACCGAACAGCTGATTCTCTCCGCTCATGAGAAGCTGTCATAA